In Geotalea uraniireducens, one genomic interval encodes:
- a CDS encoding GntR family transcriptional regulator, translating into MKKAIEKHLTLREKILETIRDAILTGALRPGEKVAEPDLAERFGISRTPIREAFRQLESEGYLTVIPRKGAVVTSFSPKDVEEFYAIKSILEGYAARRACEKLSAKELEKLKGINDRLRQLATEGDIRHFFRIHNDFHDLFIRAADNDKLYEMVGNLVRKFQRLRYASLSLPGRMAISVEEHDKIIDAFRSRNPDLAETLVRKNAEYGGKVLMQETDGTPPLKPAERAAALHMDL; encoded by the coding sequence ATGAAAAAAGCCATCGAGAAGCATCTGACCCTCCGGGAAAAAATCCTGGAGACTATTCGCGACGCCATTCTCACCGGCGCCCTCAGGCCCGGGGAAAAGGTGGCCGAGCCGGATTTGGCCGAGCGGTTCGGCATCAGCAGGACGCCGATTCGCGAGGCGTTCCGGCAGCTGGAATCTGAAGGATACCTGACGGTCATTCCCCGGAAAGGGGCGGTCGTTACCTCGTTTTCCCCCAAGGACGTCGAAGAGTTCTACGCCATCAAGAGCATTCTGGAAGGGTATGCGGCCCGGCGGGCCTGTGAAAAGCTGAGCGCCAAGGAGCTGGAAAAGCTCAAGGGGATCAACGACCGGCTCCGGCAACTTGCCACCGAAGGCGATATCAGACATTTCTTCAGAATTCATAATGACTTCCACGACCTGTTCATCCGGGCGGCCGATAATGACAAGCTCTACGAAATGGTCGGCAATCTGGTGCGCAAGTTCCAGCGGCTCCGTTATGCCTCGTTGAGTCTTCCGGGGCGGATGGCCATCTCGGTGGAAGAACACGACAAGATCATCGATGCTTTCCGGAGCCGCAACCCCGATCTGGCCGAAACGCTGGTGCGCAAGAATGCCGAATATGGCGGTAAGGTCCTGATGCAGGAAACCGACGGGACTCCGCCGCTCAAGCCGGCGGAACGCGCCGCCGCCCTGCATATGGATCTCTAG
- a CDS encoding potassium channel family protein has translation MDPVRHLKISVAILAALITGGTIGYMSLEGWSFLDALYMTVITLGTVGFKEVHDLDAAGKLFTIGLIIFGVSVLGYIVGSLAQIMFEGQFQRIIGRKKVERKIDALHDHYIICGYGRIGALICREFAARPLPFVVIEKGSEVVSKLEQEEYLFLRGDATEDDTLLRAGIKRAKGLISVVTSDTENVYITLTARGLNPDLYILARSGEDGSEIKLKRAGANKVVSPYQIGGSRMAQAILRPNVVDFIEIATGREHLDLQMEEIRIPEKSPFIGETLVTSGVRKATGVIIVGIKKATGKMVFNPHSHTKIEALDTLIVLGEPGEITKLEQLVSCESCADSIINHDTKEPHDHA, from the coding sequence ATGGATCCCGTCCGCCATCTCAAAATTTCCGTCGCCATCCTGGCCGCGCTTATCACCGGCGGAACGATCGGCTACATGTCACTGGAGGGATGGAGCTTCCTCGACGCCCTCTACATGACGGTCATCACCCTCGGCACGGTCGGGTTCAAGGAAGTGCACGATCTCGACGCTGCCGGCAAGCTGTTCACCATCGGACTGATCATCTTCGGCGTCAGCGTTCTCGGCTACATCGTCGGCAGTCTTGCCCAGATCATGTTCGAGGGGCAGTTTCAACGGATCATTGGGAGGAAAAAGGTGGAACGAAAGATCGACGCGCTCCATGACCACTACATCATCTGCGGCTATGGCCGGATCGGCGCGCTGATCTGCCGCGAATTCGCCGCCCGGCCGCTGCCGTTCGTCGTGATCGAAAAGGGGAGCGAGGTCGTCAGCAAGCTTGAGCAGGAGGAATATCTCTTCCTGCGCGGCGACGCCACCGAGGACGACACGCTGCTTCGGGCCGGAATCAAGCGGGCCAAGGGACTGATCTCAGTGGTCACTTCCGACACCGAAAACGTCTATATCACCTTGACCGCCCGCGGTCTGAATCCCGACCTCTACATCCTGGCCCGTTCGGGTGAGGACGGCTCGGAAATCAAGCTGAAACGGGCCGGCGCCAACAAGGTAGTGTCGCCGTACCAGATCGGCGGCAGCAGGATGGCGCAGGCCATCCTCCGCCCCAATGTCGTCGATTTCATCGAGATCGCCACCGGCCGTGAACATCTCGACCTGCAGATGGAGGAGATCCGGATTCCCGAAAAATCGCCGTTCATCGGCGAAACCCTCGTTACCTCAGGAGTGCGCAAAGCGACCGGGGTAATCATCGTCGGGATCAAGAAGGCCACCGGCAAGATGGTTTTCAACCCCCATTCCCATACCAAAATCGAAGCCCTCGACACCCTGATCGTCCTCGGCGAACCAGGCGAGATCACCAAGCTGGAACAGCTGGTTTCCTGCGAATCCTGCGCCGATTCAATCATCAACCACGACACGAAAGAGCCCCATGACCATGCGTAA
- a CDS encoding sugar phosphate isomerase/epimerase family protein, with protein MRNRVYAHVPYPMLVENLQTIISRQLNPEIFFPGEVLDSLIPEEVGTVAQTLAAAGIRCTFHAPFIDLNPGSVERLIREVTRHRLDQVLKVAAILKPDVIVFHPGYDRWRYGENQERWLAHSIETWQAVIAKAEPIGCTVAVENIFEEEPSTLRALFEALDHPQFRHCFDIGHWNLFHKVGLEEWFAELGSYIAETHIHDNRGTRDDHLPLGEGAIDFDRFFALMEQYAPNAAWTIEAHCREALDRALVNLAAYAK; from the coding sequence ATGCGTAATCGCGTTTATGCCCACGTTCCCTATCCGATGCTGGTGGAAAATCTGCAAACGATTATCAGCCGCCAGCTCAATCCGGAAATCTTCTTCCCCGGCGAAGTTCTCGACAGCCTGATCCCCGAGGAGGTCGGCACCGTTGCCCAGACATTGGCCGCGGCCGGAATCCGCTGTACCTTCCACGCTCCGTTCATCGACCTCAACCCGGGCTCGGTGGAACGCCTGATCCGCGAAGTGACCAGGCACCGGCTCGACCAGGTCCTCAAGGTCGCCGCCATCCTCAAGCCGGACGTCATCGTCTTCCATCCCGGCTACGACCGCTGGCGCTACGGGGAAAACCAGGAGCGCTGGCTCGCCCACAGCATCGAAACCTGGCAGGCGGTAATCGCCAAGGCGGAGCCGATCGGCTGCACGGTGGCCGTAGAGAACATTTTCGAGGAAGAGCCGTCAACGCTCCGGGCACTGTTCGAAGCGCTCGACCACCCGCAGTTCCGCCACTGTTTCGATATCGGTCACTGGAATCTGTTCCACAAGGTGGGGCTGGAGGAGTGGTTCGCCGAACTGGGGAGCTACATTGCTGAAACCCATATTCACGACAACCGGGGAACACGGGACGACCACCTGCCGTTGGGGGAAGGAGCGATCGACTTCGACCGTTTCTTCGCCCTGATGGAGCAATACGCGCCGAATGCCGCCTGGACCATCGAGGCCCACTGCCGGGAGGCGTTAGACCGGGCGCTGGTCAATCTTGCCGCCTATGCAAAGTAA
- the cls gene encoding cardiolipin synthase, producing the protein MDHLFFAIAVVIVAGFSVLSAGHALIMKRDPRSALGWITICLTIPLIGALSYWSMGVNRIFRRARKWQESGRRLAGSEYFRAFPEHDAAIVMPPGAEYMGELRRLADRVVSAPLVGGNRVEPLENGEEAYPAMLAAIAAARDSIHLSTYIFDTDGTGRRFIAALAAAAARGVTVRVIIDGIGEKYSFPRARKLLERAGIQVARFLPLRQGIYMNLRSHRKLLVVDGLKAYSGGMNIGDRHLVNRPDPTAVKDLHFVVEGTVVGELQRVFLEDWHFVTGELLDDERYFPAVPPTGEALARAIGDGPDKEFRKLQWILLGALSRATRHVRIMTPYFIPDRTLIAALVTTALRGVEVTLILPERNNLPYVHWATRAYLWELLQQGIRVFYQPPPFVHTKLLLVDGLWSLIGSANLDPRSLRLNFELNLEVYDRELSGRLARHFAAALAKSREVTLAEMDSRPLSEKLRDSTAKLFSPYL; encoded by the coding sequence ATGGACCATCTCTTCTTTGCCATAGCCGTCGTGATCGTGGCCGGTTTCTCCGTCCTTTCCGCCGGGCATGCGTTGATCATGAAGCGTGATCCCCGTTCGGCGCTCGGCTGGATCACTATCTGTCTCACCATTCCTCTCATCGGCGCCCTGTCCTACTGGAGCATGGGGGTCAACCGGATTTTCCGCCGGGCCCGCAAGTGGCAGGAGAGCGGGCGGCGGCTGGCCGGCTCGGAATACTTCCGTGCCTTTCCCGAGCACGATGCGGCAATTGTCATGCCCCCAGGGGCCGAATACATGGGCGAACTCCGCCGGCTGGCCGACCGGGTGGTAAGCGCGCCGCTGGTTGGCGGCAACCGGGTCGAGCCGCTCGAAAACGGCGAAGAAGCCTACCCGGCCATGTTGGCGGCCATTGCCGCCGCCCGGGATTCCATTCACCTTTCCACCTATATTTTCGATACCGATGGCACCGGCCGGCGTTTTATCGCTGCCCTGGCCGCCGCGGCCGCGCGCGGGGTGACCGTGCGGGTGATCATCGACGGGATCGGCGAAAAGTATTCCTTTCCCCGCGCCCGCAAGCTCCTGGAGCGGGCTGGAATCCAGGTCGCCCGCTTTCTGCCGTTGCGGCAGGGAATCTACATGAATCTCCGCAGTCACCGGAAGCTGCTGGTAGTCGATGGTCTCAAGGCGTATTCCGGTGGGATGAACATTGGGGACCGGCATCTGGTCAACCGGCCGGACCCGACGGCCGTCAAGGATCTGCATTTTGTGGTGGAAGGGACGGTGGTGGGAGAGCTGCAGCGGGTTTTCCTCGAGGATTGGCACTTCGTCACCGGCGAATTGCTCGATGACGAGCGGTATTTCCCGGCGGTGCCGCCGACCGGGGAAGCGCTGGCCCGGGCAATCGGCGACGGCCCAGACAAGGAGTTCCGCAAGCTGCAATGGATTCTGCTGGGAGCCCTCTCCCGTGCCACCCGCCATGTGCGGATCATGACTCCGTACTTCATTCCGGACCGAACGTTGATCGCCGCCCTGGTAACCACGGCGCTGCGCGGGGTGGAGGTAACTCTCATTCTGCCGGAACGGAATAACCTCCCCTACGTCCACTGGGCGACCCGGGCCTACCTGTGGGAACTGCTGCAGCAAGGGATTCGGGTTTTCTACCAGCCGCCGCCGTTCGTCCATACCAAGCTGTTGCTCGTCGATGGGCTCTGGAGCCTGATCGGCTCCGCCAATCTCGATCCCCGCAGTCTCCGCCTTAACTTCGAACTCAACCTGGAAGTCTACGACCGGGAGCTGAGCGGCCGGCTGGCGCGCCATTTTGCCGCCGCCCTCGCCAAGTCCCGCGAAGTGACCCTGGCCGAGATGGATAGCCGGCCGCTGTCCGAAAAACTTCGCGACAGCACGGCAAAGCTCTTTTCTCCCTACCTCTGA
- the htpX gene encoding zinc metalloprotease HtpX produces the protein MNTLRTTLLMALLTVLLVLAGGAIGGRHGMAFALVMAAVMNFASYWFSDKIVLAMYGAKEVSEAENPELYGVVRQLALQAAIPMPRVYEIPSDTPNAFATGRNPEHAAVAATTGIIRILSRDELLGVMAHELAHVRHRDILISSIAATIAGAITYLANMAQWAAIFGTGRDRDDEGGGAGMLMMAIIAPIAAMLIQMAISRSREYAADAGGAELAGNPLYLANALRKLEMANQQLPMDANPATAHMFIVNPLRGGGIMSLFSTHPPMAERVRRLEEMAYGRHNH, from the coding sequence ATGAATACCTTACGCACAACCTTACTCATGGCACTGTTGACGGTGCTGCTGGTCCTGGCCGGCGGCGCCATTGGCGGCAGGCACGGCATGGCTTTCGCCCTGGTGATGGCCGCAGTGATGAATTTCGCTTCCTACTGGTTTTCCGACAAGATCGTCCTGGCCATGTACGGCGCCAAAGAGGTGAGCGAGGCGGAAAACCCCGAGCTGTACGGGGTGGTTCGTCAGCTTGCCCTGCAGGCAGCCATTCCGATGCCACGGGTTTATGAAATCCCTTCCGACACCCCGAATGCCTTTGCCACCGGCCGAAATCCGGAGCATGCGGCAGTTGCCGCCACCACCGGCATCATACGTATCCTGTCCCGCGACGAGCTGCTCGGAGTGATGGCCCACGAACTGGCGCACGTCAGACACCGCGATATTCTCATCTCGTCTATCGCCGCCACCATCGCCGGCGCAATCACCTATCTCGCCAACATGGCCCAGTGGGCCGCAATCTTTGGCACCGGCCGGGACCGCGACGACGAAGGGGGCGGTGCCGGCATGCTGATGATGGCGATCATCGCCCCGATTGCCGCCATGCTGATCCAGATGGCGATCTCCCGCTCCCGCGAATACGCTGCCGATGCCGGCGGCGCAGAACTGGCGGGCAACCCACTCTACCTGGCCAACGCCCTCCGCAAACTGGAAATGGCGAACCAGCAATTGCCGATGGACGCCAACCCGGCTACCGCCCACATGTTTATCGTCAACCCGCTGCGCGGTGGCGGGATCATGTCGCTCTTCTCGACCCACCCTCCCATGGCGGAGCGGGTGCGGCGGCTGGAAGAGATGGCCTATGGCCGGCACAACCACTGA
- the rsmB gene encoding 16S rRNA (cytosine(967)-C(5))-methyltransferase RsmB, producing the protein MNRPTPRRLAYDILLRVDRDRAFAEPLIDHALSRNLLQGADRGLLTELVYGVLRRRATLDHLIDVFSSTKAAKLERAVLLLLRLGLYQLFFLDRIPISAAVNETVNLVKVLAPRATGLVNAILRRADRERATVPYPDREVDPAGFIALRYSQPRWIVEQWLGQLGPAEAELLAAAMAEPAPLTVRVNTLRISRDALAARWSAAGIDAEPTHFAPCGLRLRSRLAVPQLPGFQEGLFTVQDESSQLAALFLAPRPGERVLDACAAPGGKATYLAQLMENHGEVFACDSAGQKLRLIEETADRLGITIIHTAQADAASSPLPAADAPFDRILIDAPCSGLGVLRRNPDGKWWKSAADAGQLAATQRAILNHLAPRLAPAGVLLYSTCSTTQEENEAVIADFLSQHGDFMLENLHELFPDFTELFTATGCFRSWPHRDGMDGFFAARLRKR; encoded by the coding sequence GTGAACCGTCCAACACCGCGCCGCCTTGCCTACGACATTCTGTTGCGGGTCGACCGGGATCGTGCCTTCGCCGAACCGCTCATCGACCACGCCCTTTCCCGCAACCTCCTGCAGGGCGCGGATCGCGGCCTCTTGACCGAGCTCGTTTACGGGGTGCTGCGGCGGCGGGCCACCCTCGATCACCTGATCGACGTCTTTTCCTCGACCAAAGCCGCCAAACTGGAACGGGCCGTCCTGCTCCTCCTCCGTCTCGGCCTGTACCAGCTCTTCTTCCTCGACCGGATTCCCATTTCCGCCGCGGTCAACGAAACGGTCAACCTGGTCAAGGTGCTGGCGCCCCGAGCCACCGGGCTCGTCAATGCCATTCTCCGTCGGGCCGACCGGGAGCGGGCCACGGTCCCCTATCCCGACCGAGAGGTAGACCCGGCGGGCTTTATCGCCCTCCGCTATTCCCAGCCGCGCTGGATTGTCGAACAATGGCTTGGCCAGCTCGGGCCCGCGGAAGCGGAACTACTGGCCGCCGCGATGGCCGAACCGGCTCCGCTGACCGTGCGCGTGAATACCCTGCGGATTTCTCGCGATGCATTGGCAGCGCGCTGGAGCGCGGCCGGGATCGATGCCGAGCCGACCCACTTTGCCCCTTGCGGCCTCCGGCTCCGCTCGCGGCTGGCCGTCCCCCAGTTGCCGGGCTTCCAGGAGGGGCTTTTTACCGTCCAGGACGAGTCTTCCCAGCTTGCCGCGCTGTTCCTCGCCCCCCGCCCTGGCGAGCGGGTGCTCGACGCTTGTGCGGCGCCGGGGGGGAAGGCGACCTATCTCGCTCAACTGATGGAGAACCACGGGGAAGTTTTCGCCTGCGACAGCGCCGGGCAGAAGTTGCGGTTGATCGAGGAGACCGCCGACCGGCTCGGCATCACCATCATTCACACCGCCCAGGCCGACGCCGCTTCGTCCCCTCTCCCCGCCGCCGACGCCCCTTTCGACCGGATTCTCATCGATGCCCCCTGCTCCGGCCTCGGTGTCCTGCGCCGAAATCCGGACGGAAAATGGTGGAAATCGGCCGCCGATGCCGGCCAGCTCGCGGCAACCCAGCGGGCGATCCTCAACCATCTTGCCCCCCGGCTGGCGCCGGCCGGCGTCCTCCTCTACTCGACCTGTTCCACCACCCAAGAGGAAAACGAGGCGGTAATCGCCGATTTCCTTTCGCAGCACGGCGATTTTATGTTAGAAAACTTGCACGAATTGTTTCCCGATTTTACCGAGCTCTTCACTGCGACAGGCTGCTTCCGGAGCTGGCCGCACCGGGACGGGATGGACGGCTTCTTCGCCGCCCGGCTGCGCAAGCGGTAA
- the rpe gene encoding ribulose-phosphate 3-epimerase, with protein MKKIAPSILSADFSRLGDEVRAVAEAGADYIHIDVMDGHFVPNITIGPLVVEAVRRVTDLPLDVHLMIADPDRYIPEFAAAGADIIVFHAEATPHSHRTIQLIKSLGKKAGISLNPATPLSVLDYILNDLDLVLLMTVNPGFGGQSFIEACLPKIHALRSMLDRHGCEAELEVDGGIKIANIDQVSHAGADVFVAGSAVFGSDNYATTIKELKRRAKEPIL; from the coding sequence ATGAAAAAGATTGCCCCATCCATCCTGTCCGCCGACTTCTCGCGCCTCGGCGATGAAGTGCGTGCCGTTGCCGAGGCCGGCGCCGACTATATCCACATTGACGTGATGGACGGCCATTTCGTGCCGAATATCACCATCGGCCCGCTGGTCGTCGAGGCAGTGCGCCGGGTGACCGACCTCCCGCTTGACGTTCATCTGATGATTGCCGACCCGGACCGTTACATCCCCGAATTTGCCGCCGCCGGTGCCGATATCATCGTCTTTCACGCCGAAGCGACACCGCACAGCCACCGGACCATCCAGTTGATCAAGTCGCTCGGCAAGAAAGCCGGCATCTCGCTCAATCCGGCAACGCCGCTCTCGGTCCTCGACTATATCCTCAACGACCTCGACCTGGTGCTGCTGATGACCGTCAATCCGGGCTTTGGCGGTCAGTCATTCATTGAGGCCTGCCTGCCGAAAATCCATGCACTCCGGTCGATGCTCGACCGTCACGGCTGCGAGGCGGAGCTTGAAGTCGACGGCGGGATCAAGATCGCCAATATCGACCAGGTGTCCCATGCCGGTGCCGACGTTTTCGTCGCCGGCAGTGCCGTGTTCGGCAGTGACAATTATGCAACGACGATAAAAGAGTTAAAGCGACGCGCCAAAGAGCCGATACTGTAA
- a CDS encoding CoA pyrophosphatase codes for MQAVLFDQQELLTKIRAALAARTRVPLAAGPVPAAVLLPLFFRGGEPHLLLTKRTERLNHHRGEISFPGGVRQQEDRNAQATALRETWEEVGIRPEDVEILGELDDFYSIHNYLVTPFVGLFPADYRLQPNPAEIDRLITPPLAGLLDPGRFRVEDWTWQGRHQPVYFYSYGEDEIWGLTAAIIKQFLDCVFPPPRSAP; via the coding sequence ATGCAGGCAGTGCTGTTTGATCAGCAGGAATTACTGACGAAAATACGGGCAGCCCTGGCCGCCCGCACCCGGGTGCCGTTGGCCGCGGGGCCGGTCCCGGCGGCAGTGCTTCTGCCGTTGTTCTTCCGGGGCGGCGAACCTCACCTGCTGCTGACCAAGCGGACGGAGCGTCTGAATCATCATCGCGGGGAAATTTCGTTCCCCGGCGGGGTGCGCCAGCAGGAGGACCGTAACGCACAGGCAACGGCACTGCGCGAAACCTGGGAAGAAGTGGGAATCCGGCCGGAGGACGTGGAGATCCTCGGCGAACTGGACGATTTCTACTCAATTCACAACTATCTGGTAACTCCGTTCGTCGGCTTGTTCCCCGCCGACTACCGGCTGCAGCCAAATCCGGCCGAAATCGACCGGCTCATCACTCCCCCGCTGGCCGGCCTTCTCGATCCCGGTCGGTTCAGGGTTGAAGACTGGACGTGGCAGGGCCGGCACCAGCCCGTCTATTTTTATTCGTACGGCGAAGATGAGATTTGGGGGCTAACCGCGGCAATCATCAAGCAGTTTCTTGACTGCGTCTTCCCGCCGCCCCGTTCCGCCCCGTGA